The following proteins come from a genomic window of Diorhabda carinulata isolate Delta chromosome X, icDioCari1.1, whole genome shotgun sequence:
- the LOC130900985 gene encoding uncharacterized protein LOC130900985 gives MPASIGVNLRVTGHCRQGGRKYMEDFFSVAYQQTEDEKDLEYAFFGIYDGHGGAEAAAFAKEHLMETIIKHKNFWSDDDEDVLKAIKDGYIATHYAMWREQEKWPRTASGLPSTAGTTASIAFIRRGKIYIGHVGDSGIILGYQEPGCSDWKAKPLTRDHKPENADELNRIKSCGGKVVAKSGVPRVVWNRPKIGHQGPVRRSTPIDEIPFLAVARSLGDLWSYNYQSNRFIVSPDPDCTVIKIDTNLHRCLVFGTDGLYNMLSPIMAVHIVQQVERHNENAALSDSTFKTWLNPSKLLVEKALERWHSTKMRADNTSVVTLMLDPPGPPRAQVLKDRKKNLPERGLKIMTRFDGESTQNSSCDNNRPVPEANQLPEEQVKEESRETTPVSSSDLTTTNFPLKERNFLPKPRESTSFDPRVSDSGKENLKEDNTIQCNEVSSSNIEIEEDEEGNNVTKSGKRNLRSGGEKRKLEIDENESIQRPRKSARIDNNRKRVGGLVEERRAFEAEEKLKKLAEEADLVKRDGGLSEGKKRTGLLSGPITKKGIKSMFDKVKKVRETAVMKAKGMKTKKLQVSAKKPLKVVSKKATFHRNSKRNVSKRRNTNVVPKPKIKEINKFNKKENFQEKQTKKGKVFNKKKENLLKVVKNNNISNVKSSRSTRNSTAPKLDSSSISTQKSPSTIKTPKLIKKNRQS, from the exons ATGCCTGCATCTATCGGTGTGAACCTGCGTGTGACAGGACATTGTCGCCAAGGTGGTAGAAAATATATGGAAGATTTCTTTTCGGTTGCATATCAACAAACTGAAGACGAAAAAGATTTGGAATATGCATTTTTCGGTATATACGACGGCCACGGTGGTGCCGAAGCAGCAGCTTTTGCCAAAGAACATCTTATGGAAACcataattaaacataaaaatttttggtcAGACGACGACGAAGATGTATTAAAAGCCATCAAAGATGGTTACATAGCAACGCATTACGCTATGTGGCGTGAACAAG aaaaatggcCAAGAACAGCATCGGGATTACCAAGTACTGCAGGTACTACTGCTAGTATAGCCTTTATTAGGAGAGGTAAAATATATATCGGTCATGTAGGTGATTCTGGTATAATATTAG GTTATCAAGAGCCCGGTTGTTCTGATTGGAAGGCGAAACCATTGACTCGAGATCACAAACCTGAAAATGCGGACGAattgaatagaataaaaagtTGTGGAGGCAAAGTAGTTGCAAAATCGG GTGTACCACGCGTTGTATGGAACAGGCCTAAAATTGGTCATCAAGGACCAGTTCGTAGATCGACCCCCATTGATGAAATACCATTTTTAGCGGTCGCTAGAAGTCTTGGTGATCTTTGGTCTTATAATTATCAAAGCAATAGATTTATCGTTTCACCTGATCCGGATTGTACcgttataaaaattgatactaATCTACATCGATGTTTAGTATTTGGTACTGATGGTTTATATAACATGCTGAGTCCTATCATGGCG gtGCATATAGTACAGCAAGTTGAACGACATAACGAAAACGCAGCTTTGAGTGACTCTACTTTCAAAACTTGGTTAAATCCAAGTAAATTATTGGTAGAAAAAGCTTTAGAAAGGTGGCATTCCACAAAAATGCGTGCAGATAACACATCGGTTGTTACTTTGATGTTAGATCCACCAGGACCCCCAAGAGCCCAAGTTTTAAAAGATAGAAAGAAGAATTTACCAGAAAGAG gtTTGAAAATTATGACTCGTTTTGACGGCGAATCGACTCAGAATTCGTCTTGCGATAATAACCGACCAGTACCGGAAGCGAATCAACTTCCTGAAGAACAGGTTAAAGAAGAAAGTAGAGAAACGACGCCCGTATCATCAAGTGACCTTACAACGACCAATTTTCCACTGAAGGAGCGAAATTTTTTACCGAAACCCCGTGAAAGCACCAGCTTCGATCCTCGAGTTTCCGATAGCGGCAAAGAAAATCTCAAAGAAGATAATACAATACAATGTAACGAAGTATCTTCGAGTAATATCGAAATAGAAGAAGACGAAGAAGGGAATAACGTAACCAAAAGTGGTAAACGTAATTTGAGAAGTGGAGGTGAAAAGAGGAAATTGGAGATTGATGAAAATGAATCGATCCAAAGGCCTCGGAAGAGCGCCCGTATCGATAACAACCGGAAAAGAGTGGGAGGGTTAGTGGAGGAGAGGAGGGCATTCGAGGCGGaggagaaattgaaaaagttggCAGAAGAAGCAGATCTAGTTAAACGTGATGGGGGGTTAAGTGAAGGGAAAAAGAGAACCGGGCTGTTAAGTGGACCTATAACAAAGAAGGGAATTAAAAGTATGTTTGATAAGGTGAAGAAGGTACGAGAAACAGCAGTGATGAAAGCTAAGGGgatgaaaacgaaaaaattacaa GTATCTGCAAAAAAACCATTAAAAGTGGTATCAAAAAAAGCTACTTTCCATAGGAATTCAAAGAGAAACGTCTCTAAACGTCGAAATACAAACGTCGTTCCAAAACCaaagataaaagaaataaataaattcaacaaaaaagaaaattttcaagagaaacaaacaaaaaaaggaaaagtttttaataagaaaaaagaaaacctCTTGAAGGTtgtaaaaaacaacaatatttctAATGTAAAAAGCTCGAGGAGTACCAGGAACAGTACCGCTCCAAAATTAG ATTCTTCGAGCATATCCACCCAAAAATCGCCTTCGACGATCAAAACGCcgaaattgattaaaaaaaatcgacagTCTTAG
- the LOC130901757 gene encoding uncharacterized protein LOC130901757 isoform X2, producing MLCWYNMFYVDLEPQDLKKSQILERVQSDRVTVTKPEEDRRRRTIIVEKKNGSFGFTLQSYGIHYKKEKEIEMITYVDYVDYDGPAYRAGMREGDVILSINGTDMEKADHKTLVSYIKKCDNRMRMVVLFEDCVRKVELHMRYIQLQRILQTKMEELERLCIRERQLLEGKWKTHSLPARKKASQSCNEGPPTPTQASYSYCRPTVSTEDVAKIAQQQKQATPPLAFAYQYLDSRYRYILQPSNTSSGEYLLTLEPPQYKDQHNLIIKTPCEQKQNRASQQRIEKPRKAPVLCQRYAGQLCNPCVQSGSSSNGDNNSLDAYDLASPCCDPRCVPNNRRRSRSHKEHRKRDSKTEETQTEPQQTRSRPHSQSSQTTPDYPVQKRYFHFGTGLVSQCSLHSCTSSEVSNAVPTTLGESSANSYTTSLSTDTLYWDGSCDTRRTSIKSSSKHDQQRYSQQPQQYETIYIQYKQVKPKSWDNLATKAFGGYGFGYGYLDTSSKCGQKSGRPPPSTKSQGTQYVRMDKQSSSGGTSGQLQYTPHTHRRYIQPTKSTESLLSAPKYSSEALSDSSLSCECLENVSPGPESSENRFFPCTRSSLISPTDPNFGYYSARRASRNEYTKNVVTTSSEATRL from the exons ATGCTTTGTTGGTATAACATGTTTTACGTTGATTTAGAGCCTCAAGATTTAAAAAAG TCACAAATATTGGAAAGAGTCCAATCGGATCGCGTTACTGTTACGAAGCCCGAAGAAGATCGACGCAGAAGAACGATAATTGTGGAAAAGAAAAACGGTTCCTTCGGTTTCACTCTTCAAAGTTACGGTATccattacaaaaaagaaaaagaaatagaaatgatTACATACGTTGATTACGTTGACTACGACGGACCTGCTTATAGAGCTGGTATGAGAGAAGGCGACGTCATATTATCCATAAACGGTACGGACATGGAAAAAGCCGATCATAAAACTCTAgtcagttatataaaaaaatgtgataaccGTATGAGGATGGTGGTACTTTTCGAGGATTGCGTTAGAAAGGTCGAACTGCACATGCGTTATATTCAACTACAACGAATCCTCCAAACTAAAATGGAGGAATTAGAGAGGCTGTGCATACGAGAAAGACAATTATTAGAAGGGAAATGGAAGACGCATAGTTTACCGGCTAGAAAAAAAGCTTCCCAATCTTGTAACGAAGGACCACCCACACCAACGCAAGCTTCTTATTCATATTGCAGACCGACTGTTTCAACTGAAGATGTAGCGAAAATTGCCCAGCAACAGAAGCAAGCGACGCCGCCTCTGGCTTTCGCTTATCAATATTTAGATTCTCGTTATAG ATATATTCTTCAACCGTCAAATACAAGCAGCGGGGAATATTTATTAACATTGGAGCCTCCCCAATATAAAGATCAGCACAATCTCATAATAAAAACCCCTTGCGAGCAGAAACAGAATAGAGCTTCCCAACAGAGAATTGAGAAACCGAGAAAAGCCCCGGTTTTATGTCAACGCTACGCAGGACAACTCTGCAATCCTTGCGTGCAATCAGGATCTTCAAGTAATGGAGATAACAATAG tTTAGACGCGTACGACCTGGCGAGTCCATGTTGCGATCCAAGATGCGTACCGAATAACAGAAGAAGATCGCGCAGCCACAAAGAACATAGAAAAAGAGATTCTAAGACTGAGGAAACTCAAACCGAACCCCAGCAAACGAGATCTCGACCACATTCTCAATCGTCGCAAACTACTCCCGATTATCCGGTTCAAAAAAG ATATTTCCATTTTGGAACGGGCCTAGTGAGTCAATGTAGTTTACATTCCTGCACATCGAGCGAAGTCAGTAACGCAGTACCGACAACGTTAGGCGAAAGTTCTGCCAATAGTTATACGACTTCTTTAAGTACCGACACCCTGTATTGGGACGGATCCTGTGATACTAGACGGACGAGCATAAAGTCTTCTTCTAAGCATGACCAACAGAGATACTCGCAACAACCCCAGCAGTACGAAACTATCTACATCCAATACAAACAa GTGAAACCGAAGTCTTGGGATAATTTGGCTACGAAAGCGTTCGGTGGTTACGGTTTTGGTTACGGATATTTGGATACTTCTTCGAAATGCGGACAAAAATCCGGTCGACCTCCGCCTTCTACTAAAAGTCAGGGTACTCAGTACGTTAGGATGGATAAGCAGTCGAGCAGTGGAGGAACTTCGGGGCAACTTCAGTATACCCCGCATACACATCGAAG ATACATACAACCAACAAAATCAACAGAAAGTCTCCTATCAGCTCCAAAATATTCATCTGAAGCCTTATCAGACTCGAGCTTATCTTGTGAATGTTTGGAGAACGTTTCTCCCGGTCCGGAATCATCGGAGAATCGATTTTTTCCCTGTACTAGATCTAGCTTAATCAGTCCTACTGACCCAAATTTTGGATATTACAGTGCAAGAAGGGCATCCCGAAACGAATATACCAAAAACGTCGTAACCACGAGCTCAGAAGCTACACGATTATAG
- the LOC130901528 gene encoding alpha-tocopherol transfer protein-like has translation MSVQQLDLEEMYKKIPELKRNEVKILKNWVEKQPHLPNISEFQVALFLHSCYYKQEAAKAAIDVYYTVRTLCPDIFQCRTCNDPGIQVVLDHSVIAATPLPNGDTMIIGRCGEAEYFTFVNQLKVFDALLQLNLRKNGPLSGLHLVVDMKNVTFTHFMKLSSSVLILKKFFYLLQEGLPVRIKYLHFVNLVSFIDKILSLGKPFLKNELIKCVKIHQKFDSIYEYIPREAFPIDYGGSAESFEKLRQNTASLIKANEKFLNSEDLQRVDESKRSGIPKSINEIFGVEGSFKKLEFD, from the exons ATGTCCGTTCAACAATTAGACTTGgaagaaatgtataaaaagaTTCCTGAATTGAAAAGAAAcgaagtgaaaattttgaaaaattgggtAGAAAAACAACCGCATCTACCAAATATCTCAg aatttcaagttgcGCTTTTTTTACATAGCTGTTACTATAAACAAGAAGCGGCTAAAGCTGCTATAGACGTTTATTATACAGTACGGACTTTATGTCcagatatttttcaatgtagaaCTTGTAATGACCCCGGAATTCAAGTCGTATTGGACCACAG TGTTATAGCGGCGACTCCGCTGCCGAATGGAGACACTATGATCATAGGTCGATGTGGAGAAGCTGAATATTTCACGTTTGTAAATCAATTAAAAGTATTCGATGCATTACTACAATTAAATTTACGTAAAAACGGACCTTTATCAGGACTTCATCTTGTAGttgatatgaaaaatgttactttcactcattttatgaaactttcttcttctgttttgattttaaaaaaatttttctacctATTACAA gaAGGATTGCCAGTAAGAATAAAGTATCTTCATTTTGTTAACCTAGTTTCATTTATTGACAAGATTTTATCATTAGGAAAACCGTTTTTGAAGAACGAATTGATTAAATGC gtgaaaattcatcaaaaatttgaCAGTATTTACGAGTATATTCCTCGAGAAGCATTTCCAATTGATTATGGAGGCTCCGCTGAATCTTTTGAGAAATTACGAC AAAACACTGCGTCGCTTATCAAAGCTAACGAAAAGTTTTTGAACTCCGAAGACCTTCAAAGAGTAGATGAAAGTAAAAGATCAGGGATACCTAAaagtataaatgaaatatttggagTGGAAGGTAGTTTTAAGAAATTGGAATTCGACTAA
- the LOC130902183 gene encoding uncharacterized protein LOC130902183, protein MSFKEISVDEVYQRDKNIKKEDVQSLSEWVSKQPHLPKITELQLILFLHSCNNSIETAKNVIDIHFCMKTACRDIFGSRTMHDKVFQEGLNYYLCYPFSTLTQTGDMIIYSKLLNPDPSIYSVACHMKVLDVAIFLHLHQYGPPNGLQIIVDMEGITLGHLLKANPIVIKKVSYYFQEALPVKLKHVHFINVVNFIDKIFAVIKPLLSKELFNLIFKIGKIGSVITHNLFYIVQFTIHADMDSIYKFIPKEILPEELGGNEESIPKLQENLKNRIETGEELLKFQEEQLVDESKRKGPSKYNENLFGVDGSFKKLEIDYFFIKMSGKEINVEEIYEKDSKLKREDVESLLDWIGKQPHLPHITELQVILFLHSCDYRNEATKTTIDTYFTVKTLCYDMFNPRTLKNSLLLESLNCTLVAVLPQLSPSGDTVMLTKILNSDPAKYNLKEQCKYFDVVTMLHLHQYGPVNGLQIICDMNQSTIGHILKINPVIAKKFLFYLQEALPVRIKYIHIINVASFVDKLLAIIKPFMKKELLDALLLHTDMETFYKYVPKEILPVDYGGCCQNVQKLRNDLENNMAECEDLLKFQENQQVDESKRQGPMKNEANMFGIQGSFKKLEVD, encoded by the exons atgtcatttaaaGAAATTAGTGTCGATGAAGTTTATCAAAGAgataagaatattaaaaaagaagatgtCCAATCGTTGAGTGAGTGGGTAAGCAAACAGCCACATCTGCCAAAAATTACCG aattacaGTTAATTCTGTTCCTCCATAGTTGTAATAATAGCATTGAAACGGCAAAAAATGTTATAGATattcatttttgtatgaaaactGCATGTCGAGATATTTTCGGATCACGTACTATGCACGATAAAGTATTTCAAGAGGGACTCAATTATTA cttATGTTACCCTTTCTCAACGTTAACACAGACAGGAGATatgataatttattcaaaattattgaaccCTGATCCTTCTATTTATTCCGTTGCGTGTCACATGAAAGTATTAGATGTGGCTATTTTCCTTCATTTACATCAATATGGACCGCCAAACGGTCTTCAAATCATCGTGGATATGGAAGGAATCACTTTGGGACATTTATTGAAAGCCAATCCGATTGTTATTAAGAAAGTTTCGTATTATTTTCAG gaagCGCTTCCGGTGAAACTAAAACACGTACACTTCATTAACGTGGTGaatttcatagataaaatttttgctgTCATTAAACCTCTTCTTAGCAAAGAACTTTTTAATTTG ATCTTCAAGATCGGTAAAATAGGTTCTGTTATAACCCacaatcttttttatattgttcaGTTCACCATACACGCAGATATGgattctatttataaatttatcccAAAAGAAATACTCCCTGAAGAATTGGGTGGAAACGAAGAATCAATTCCAAAATTGCAGG aaaatttgaaaaatcgtatAGAAACTGGCGAGGAATTATTGAAATTCCAAGAAGAACAATTGGTTGACGAATCTAAACGAAAAGGGCCGTCAAAATATAACGAAAACCTATTTGGTGTTGACGGAAGTTTTAAAAAACTGGAAATTGATT atttttttataaaaatgtctgGCAAAGAAATAAATGtagaagaaatatatgaaaaagattcaaaattgAAACGAGAAGATGTAGAATCATTATTAGATTGGATTGGAAAGCAACCACATTTACCACACATTACAG aattgCAAGTAATACTGTTTCTTCATAGTTGTGATTATAGAAATGAAGCTACAAAAACTACTATAGATACGTATTTTACAGTAAAGACTCTTTGTTATGACATGTTTAATCCACgaactttgaaaaattcactATTATTAGAGTCATTGAATTGCAC tttagTAGCCGTACTTCCTCAATTATCCCCCTCTGGTGACACTGTAATGCTAACTAAAATTCTAAATAGCGATCCtgctaaatataatttaaaagaacAATGTAAATACTTCGATGTGGTGACTATGCTTCATTTGCACCAATATGGACCAGTAAACGGTCTTCAAATAATATGTGATATGAATCAATCCACAATTGGgcatatattgaaaataaatccaGTAATTgcgaaaaaatttcttttctactTACAA gAAGCTTTACCtgttagaataaaatatatacacatAATTAACGTAGCGTCTTTTGTTGATAAACTTTTAGCTATAATAAAACCGTTTATGAAAAAGGAACTACTTGATGCA TTATTACTGCATACTGACATGGAAACTTTCTACAAATATGTCCCTAAAGAAATTCTTCCTGTAGACTACGGTGGTTGTTGTCAAAACGTTCAAAAATTACGAA ACGATTTAGAAAACAACATGGCAGAATGCGAGGATTTATTAAAGTTCCAAGAGAATCAACAAGTTGACGAATCTAAGCGACAAGGGCCGATGAAAAACGAAGCAAATATGTTCGGAATCCAaggaagttttaaaaaattagaagttGATTAG
- the LOC130901757 gene encoding uncharacterized protein LOC130901757 isoform X1 → MRRTPQSQSQGQLDKNEEECTSTSSPSQILERVQSDRVTVTKPEEDRRRRTIIVEKKNGSFGFTLQSYGIHYKKEKEIEMITYVDYVDYDGPAYRAGMREGDVILSINGTDMEKADHKTLVSYIKKCDNRMRMVVLFEDCVRKVELHMRYIQLQRILQTKMEELERLCIRERQLLEGKWKTHSLPARKKASQSCNEGPPTPTQASYSYCRPTVSTEDVAKIAQQQKQATPPLAFAYQYLDSRYRYILQPSNTSSGEYLLTLEPPQYKDQHNLIIKTPCEQKQNRASQQRIEKPRKAPVLCQRYAGQLCNPCVQSGSSSNGDNNSLDAYDLASPCCDPRCVPNNRRRSRSHKEHRKRDSKTEETQTEPQQTRSRPHSQSSQTTPDYPVQKRYFHFGTGLVSQCSLHSCTSSEVSNAVPTTLGESSANSYTTSLSTDTLYWDGSCDTRRTSIKSSSKHDQQRYSQQPQQYETIYIQYKQVKPKSWDNLATKAFGGYGFGYGYLDTSSKCGQKSGRPPPSTKSQGTQYVRMDKQSSSGGTSGQLQYTPHTHRRYIQPTKSTESLLSAPKYSSEALSDSSLSCECLENVSPGPESSENRFFPCTRSSLISPTDPNFGYYSARRASRNEYTKNVVTTSSEATRL, encoded by the exons ATGAGAAGGACTCCCCAGAGTCAGTCGCAAGGACAACTcgataaaaatgaagaagaatgTACCAGCACTTCGTCTCCG TCACAAATATTGGAAAGAGTCCAATCGGATCGCGTTACTGTTACGAAGCCCGAAGAAGATCGACGCAGAAGAACGATAATTGTGGAAAAGAAAAACGGTTCCTTCGGTTTCACTCTTCAAAGTTACGGTATccattacaaaaaagaaaaagaaatagaaatgatTACATACGTTGATTACGTTGACTACGACGGACCTGCTTATAGAGCTGGTATGAGAGAAGGCGACGTCATATTATCCATAAACGGTACGGACATGGAAAAAGCCGATCATAAAACTCTAgtcagttatataaaaaaatgtgataaccGTATGAGGATGGTGGTACTTTTCGAGGATTGCGTTAGAAAGGTCGAACTGCACATGCGTTATATTCAACTACAACGAATCCTCCAAACTAAAATGGAGGAATTAGAGAGGCTGTGCATACGAGAAAGACAATTATTAGAAGGGAAATGGAAGACGCATAGTTTACCGGCTAGAAAAAAAGCTTCCCAATCTTGTAACGAAGGACCACCCACACCAACGCAAGCTTCTTATTCATATTGCAGACCGACTGTTTCAACTGAAGATGTAGCGAAAATTGCCCAGCAACAGAAGCAAGCGACGCCGCCTCTGGCTTTCGCTTATCAATATTTAGATTCTCGTTATAG ATATATTCTTCAACCGTCAAATACAAGCAGCGGGGAATATTTATTAACATTGGAGCCTCCCCAATATAAAGATCAGCACAATCTCATAATAAAAACCCCTTGCGAGCAGAAACAGAATAGAGCTTCCCAACAGAGAATTGAGAAACCGAGAAAAGCCCCGGTTTTATGTCAACGCTACGCAGGACAACTCTGCAATCCTTGCGTGCAATCAGGATCTTCAAGTAATGGAGATAACAATAG tTTAGACGCGTACGACCTGGCGAGTCCATGTTGCGATCCAAGATGCGTACCGAATAACAGAAGAAGATCGCGCAGCCACAAAGAACATAGAAAAAGAGATTCTAAGACTGAGGAAACTCAAACCGAACCCCAGCAAACGAGATCTCGACCACATTCTCAATCGTCGCAAACTACTCCCGATTATCCGGTTCAAAAAAG ATATTTCCATTTTGGAACGGGCCTAGTGAGTCAATGTAGTTTACATTCCTGCACATCGAGCGAAGTCAGTAACGCAGTACCGACAACGTTAGGCGAAAGTTCTGCCAATAGTTATACGACTTCTTTAAGTACCGACACCCTGTATTGGGACGGATCCTGTGATACTAGACGGACGAGCATAAAGTCTTCTTCTAAGCATGACCAACAGAGATACTCGCAACAACCCCAGCAGTACGAAACTATCTACATCCAATACAAACAa GTGAAACCGAAGTCTTGGGATAATTTGGCTACGAAAGCGTTCGGTGGTTACGGTTTTGGTTACGGATATTTGGATACTTCTTCGAAATGCGGACAAAAATCCGGTCGACCTCCGCCTTCTACTAAAAGTCAGGGTACTCAGTACGTTAGGATGGATAAGCAGTCGAGCAGTGGAGGAACTTCGGGGCAACTTCAGTATACCCCGCATACACATCGAAG ATACATACAACCAACAAAATCAACAGAAAGTCTCCTATCAGCTCCAAAATATTCATCTGAAGCCTTATCAGACTCGAGCTTATCTTGTGAATGTTTGGAGAACGTTTCTCCCGGTCCGGAATCATCGGAGAATCGATTTTTTCCCTGTACTAGATCTAGCTTAATCAGTCCTACTGACCCAAATTTTGGATATTACAGTGCAAGAAGGGCATCCCGAAACGAATATACCAAAAACGTCGTAACCACGAGCTCAGAAGCTACACGATTATAG
- the LOC130900987 gene encoding cytochrome c oxidase subunit 5A, mitochondrial, with protein sequence MFKTTALRAQCIFRTALAASKPNIATSTRLMSSHSTETDEQFDSRYENFFNRKDIDGWEIRRGINDLWGHDLVPEPKILEAALKACRRVNDLALAVRILEAVKDKCGNKVNEIYPYIIQELKPTLTELGISTPEELGIDKPELHLQSVFHM encoded by the exons atgttcaAAACTACCGCCCTACGTGCACAATGTATCTTCAGAACTGCGCTCGCGGCGTCAAAACCAAACATAGCAACCTCAACTAG GTTAATGTCCAGTCACAGTACAGAAACCGATGAACAATTCGACAGCCGATACGAGAATTTCTTCAACAGAAAAGATATCGACGGTTGGGAGATCAGAAGAGGTATCAACGATCTATGGGGACACGATTTAGTACCCGAACCCAAGATACTCGAAGCTGCTTTAAAAGCTTGCCGTAGAGTGAACGATTTAGCTCTCGCCGTACGCATTTTGGAAGCCGTAAAAGATAAATGCGGTAACAAAGTAAACGAAATCTATCCTTATATAATACAAGAATTGAAACCTACTTTAACTGAGTTAGGTATCAGTACGCCAGAGGAGCTCGGCATAGACAAACCGGAATTACATCTACAGAGCGTATTTCACATGTAa
- the LOC130901757 gene encoding uncharacterized protein LOC130901757 isoform X3, with translation MRRTPQSQSQGQLDKNEEECTSTSSPSQILERVQSDRVTVTKPEEDRRRRTIIVEKKNGSFGFTLQSYGIHYKKEKEIEMITYVDYVDYDGPAYRAGMREGDVILSINGTDMEKADHKTLVSYIKKCDNRMRMVVLFEDCVRKVELHMRYIQLQRILQTKMEELERLCIRERQLLEGKWKTHSLPARKKASQSCNEGPPTPTQASYSYCRPTVSTEDVAKIAQQQKQATPPLAFAYQYLDSRYRYILQPSNTSSGEYLLTLEPPQYKDQHNLIIKTPCEQKQNRASQQRIEKPRKAPVLCQRYAGQLCNPCVQSGSSSNGDNNSLDAYDLASPCCDPRCVPNNRRRSRSHKEHRKRDSKTEETQTEPQQTRSRPHSQSSQTTPDYPVQKRYFHFGTGLVSQCSLHSCTSSEVSNAVPTTLGESSANSYTTSLSTDTLYWDGSCDTRRTSIKSSSKHDQQRYSQQPQQYETIYIQYKQVKPKSWDNLATKAFGGYGFGYGYLDTSSKCGQKSGRPPPSTKSQGTQYVRMDKQSSSGGTSGQLQYTPHTHRSARRASRNEYTKNVVTTSSEATRL, from the exons ATGAGAAGGACTCCCCAGAGTCAGTCGCAAGGACAACTcgataaaaatgaagaagaatgTACCAGCACTTCGTCTCCG TCACAAATATTGGAAAGAGTCCAATCGGATCGCGTTACTGTTACGAAGCCCGAAGAAGATCGACGCAGAAGAACGATAATTGTGGAAAAGAAAAACGGTTCCTTCGGTTTCACTCTTCAAAGTTACGGTATccattacaaaaaagaaaaagaaatagaaatgatTACATACGTTGATTACGTTGACTACGACGGACCTGCTTATAGAGCTGGTATGAGAGAAGGCGACGTCATATTATCCATAAACGGTACGGACATGGAAAAAGCCGATCATAAAACTCTAgtcagttatataaaaaaatgtgataaccGTATGAGGATGGTGGTACTTTTCGAGGATTGCGTTAGAAAGGTCGAACTGCACATGCGTTATATTCAACTACAACGAATCCTCCAAACTAAAATGGAGGAATTAGAGAGGCTGTGCATACGAGAAAGACAATTATTAGAAGGGAAATGGAAGACGCATAGTTTACCGGCTAGAAAAAAAGCTTCCCAATCTTGTAACGAAGGACCACCCACACCAACGCAAGCTTCTTATTCATATTGCAGACCGACTGTTTCAACTGAAGATGTAGCGAAAATTGCCCAGCAACAGAAGCAAGCGACGCCGCCTCTGGCTTTCGCTTATCAATATTTAGATTCTCGTTATAG ATATATTCTTCAACCGTCAAATACAAGCAGCGGGGAATATTTATTAACATTGGAGCCTCCCCAATATAAAGATCAGCACAATCTCATAATAAAAACCCCTTGCGAGCAGAAACAGAATAGAGCTTCCCAACAGAGAATTGAGAAACCGAGAAAAGCCCCGGTTTTATGTCAACGCTACGCAGGACAACTCTGCAATCCTTGCGTGCAATCAGGATCTTCAAGTAATGGAGATAACAATAG tTTAGACGCGTACGACCTGGCGAGTCCATGTTGCGATCCAAGATGCGTACCGAATAACAGAAGAAGATCGCGCAGCCACAAAGAACATAGAAAAAGAGATTCTAAGACTGAGGAAACTCAAACCGAACCCCAGCAAACGAGATCTCGACCACATTCTCAATCGTCGCAAACTACTCCCGATTATCCGGTTCAAAAAAG ATATTTCCATTTTGGAACGGGCCTAGTGAGTCAATGTAGTTTACATTCCTGCACATCGAGCGAAGTCAGTAACGCAGTACCGACAACGTTAGGCGAAAGTTCTGCCAATAGTTATACGACTTCTTTAAGTACCGACACCCTGTATTGGGACGGATCCTGTGATACTAGACGGACGAGCATAAAGTCTTCTTCTAAGCATGACCAACAGAGATACTCGCAACAACCCCAGCAGTACGAAACTATCTACATCCAATACAAACAa GTGAAACCGAAGTCTTGGGATAATTTGGCTACGAAAGCGTTCGGTGGTTACGGTTTTGGTTACGGATATTTGGATACTTCTTCGAAATGCGGACAAAAATCCGGTCGACCTCCGCCTTCTACTAAAAGTCAGGGTACTCAGTACGTTAGGATGGATAAGCAGTCGAGCAGTGGAGGAACTTCGGGGCAACTTCAGTATACCCCGCATACACATCGAAG TGCAAGAAGGGCATCCCGAAACGAATATACCAAAAACGTCGTAACCACGAGCTCAGAAGCTACACGATTATAG